Below is a genomic region from Escherichia ruysiae.
GGTTGTGAGCCAGTTCGTTAAGCAGCTCACTATCCAGCGTTTCGCCATCCATTAAAGCGGAAAGTTGTTCTTTCTGCATGCCTAATACCCTTATCCAGTATCCCGCTATCGTCAACGCCTGATAAGCGGTTGAACTTTATTATCAATAGCTTCCCTCGCACGGAAGATACGTGAACGCACCGTACCCACCGGACAATCCATGATAGCGGCTATCTCTTCATAGCTCAGGCCATCCAGCTCCCGCAAGGTTATTGCCATGCGTAAATCTTCCGGGAGGGACTCAATAGTTCGGAAAACTATCTGTCTCAGTTCTTCTGACAACATTAAGTTCTCAGGGTTCGAAATTTCTTTCAGCGCGCCGCCACTTTCGAAGTTTTCAGCTTCAATGGCATCCACATCACTGGAAGGTGGACGACGCCCCTGAGCAACCAGGTAATTTTTTGCCGTATTAACAGCAATCCGATACAGCCATGTATAAAAAGCACTATCTCCCCGGAACGAATCCAGCGCACGATAGGCTTTAATAAAAGCTTCTTGTACCACATCGGGAACATCACCCGACGGCACATAGCGGGAAACCAGACTCGCCACCTTATGCTGATAGCGCACTACCAGTAAGTTAAAGGCTTTCTGATCTCCCTTCTGGACCCGCTCAACCAGGACCTGGTCCGTTAACTGCTCGCTCATCCGAGGTAAAATCTCCCCAAACCAAATTTCCACGCGCTATCGAAACGCCACTCCATTAGCTGCAATTTGAGCAAGCAAAGGGTTAGAGTGTCTCGTTTTTGTAAAGTTCCGTAACGCATCTGTTTTTGTTTGTCATGCTGTAGACGGATCATTATCTATCATTATAAGTCTACAGAATCTGAATAACGCATTATCTGTGTAGAAATGCCCATTTAACTGCCTGAAGAGTAACCCAACGGCCTTTTTATTTCACCACCTAATCCTCCGCCGACGAGCAACTTCTCTTTTTCCCGTCTTCCTGAATCAACATGTTTAGCCCTTGTAACAAACATCAAAATAACAGATGTTTAATTGTACAACATGATGCTATGCTGACCGAACGGTGTTTAGTAAATTAAACAATCAAAATGAATATTTTCCCTGAACATTCTTGTGATGTGTTGATTATTGGTAGCGGTGCCGCCGGGCTTTCACTGGCGCTACGTCTGGCGGATAAGCATCAAGTCATCGTTCTAAGTAAAGGTCAAGTTACAGAAGGCTCGACGTTTTACGCCCAGGGCGGAATTGCCGCCGTGTTTGATGAAACTGACAGCATCGATTCCCATGTGGAAGATACCTTAATTGCTGGTGCCGGAATTTGCGATCGCCATGCAGTTGAATTTGTTGCCAGCAATGCGCGTTCCTGCGTGCAATGGTTGATCGACCAGGGGGTGTTGTTTGATACCCACGTTCGGCCAAATGGCGAAGAGAGCTACCATCTGACCCGTGAAGGTGGACATAGTCACCGTCGTATTCTTCATGCCGCCGACGCCACTGGTAAAGAAGTAGAAACCACGCTGGTGAGCAAGGCGCAGAACCATCCGAATATTCGCGTGCTGGAACGCAGCAACGCAGTCGATCTGATTATTTCTGACAAAATTGGTCTGCCGGGTACGCGGCGGGTTGTTGG
It encodes:
- the rpoE gene encoding RNA polymerase sigma factor RpoE → MSEQLTDQVLVERVQKGDQKAFNLLVVRYQHKVASLVSRYVPSGDVPDVVQEAFIKAYRALDSFRGDSAFYTWLYRIAVNTAKNYLVAQGRRPPSSDVDAIEAENFESGGALKEISNPENLMLSEELRQIVFRTIESLPEDLRMAITLRELDGLSYEEIAAIMDCPVGTVRSRIFRAREAIDNKVQPLIRR
- the rseD gene encoding rpoE leader peptide RseD; the protein is MIRLQHDKQKQMRYGTLQKRDTLTLCLLKLQLMEWRFDSAWKFGLGRFYLG